In a genomic window of Verrucomicrobiota bacterium:
- a CDS encoding pyridoxamine 5'-phosphate oxidase family protein, protein MSEIRKVVRKLTSGHHLGVLSCVDPFGRPHSSWMGTVYAEDYQTIVAISSPEGRKVKYIEQNPQVEWMVADEQLFHVVYFKGVARIMEDAAEIKKAWNDIPDKSRSYFLRFQDRGVGFKIIETKVKSVEYRVPTENIFVEVAVSDLA, encoded by the coding sequence TTGAGCGAAATCAGGAAAGTGGTTCGAAAACTCACAAGTGGACATCATTTGGGGGTACTCAGTTGTGTTGATCCCTTTGGCCGCCCTCATTCATCCTGGATGGGCACCGTTTATGCCGAAGATTACCAGACAATCGTCGCTATTTCCTCACCCGAAGGCCGCAAGGTCAAATATATCGAGCAAAATCCACAAGTGGAGTGGATGGTCGCGGATGAACAATTATTCCACGTCGTTTATTTCAAAGGGGTCGCCCGGATTATGGAAGACGCTGCGGAAATTAAAAAAGCATGGAATGATATTCCTGACAAAAGCCGCTCTTATTTCCTTCGTTTTCAGGATCGTGGGGTCGGATTCAAGATTATTGAGACAAAAGTTAAAAGTGTCGAATACCGGGTCCCCACGGAAAATATCTTTGTAGAGGTTGCGGTTTCTGATCTGGCATGA